The Caldalkalibacillus thermarum genome window below encodes:
- a CDS encoding ABC transporter ATP-binding protein: MSNEPLIQVEQAGKAFLQQGQMVRILNNISFQVDQGQFVSLIGPSGCGKSTLLNMVAGIVPCDWGRITVAGQQVTRPGKDRGMVFQNHALFPWMTVWKNVFFALESTQPHLDRPALEAQTRYYLELVGLLEAKDKKPSALSGGMKQRVGLARALAIQPKVLLLDEPFGALDALTRAELQDELARICQETRVTVLMVTHDIEEAILLSDRIMVMKSGPGAEIIQDLEVPLPRPRHREQLLDHPEFISLKRELVRRLSHNPDGHIR; the protein is encoded by the coding sequence ATGTCGAATGAACCTTTGATCCAGGTAGAGCAGGCCGGAAAGGCATTTCTCCAGCAGGGCCAGATGGTGCGGATTCTGAACAACATCAGCTTTCAGGTTGATCAGGGGCAATTTGTTTCCCTAATCGGTCCCAGTGGATGCGGCAAAAGCACGCTGCTTAATATGGTGGCTGGCATTGTGCCTTGTGATTGGGGCCGGATTACAGTGGCTGGACAACAGGTTACCAGACCTGGCAAAGACCGGGGAATGGTGTTTCAGAATCATGCCCTGTTTCCGTGGATGACAGTGTGGAAAAATGTTTTTTTCGCGCTGGAATCTACCCAGCCTCATCTGGACAGACCAGCCTTGGAGGCTCAAACCCGCTATTATTTAGAACTGGTAGGTTTACTTGAAGCCAAGGATAAAAAACCCAGCGCCTTGTCTGGAGGGATGAAACAGCGGGTGGGACTGGCCCGGGCCTTGGCTATCCAACCCAAGGTGTTGCTTCTTGATGAACCATTTGGCGCTTTGGATGCTTTGACCAGAGCCGAGTTACAGGATGAATTGGCCCGTATTTGCCAGGAGACCCGGGTTACGGTGCTGATGGTTACTCATGACATTGAAGAAGCGATACTGCTCAGTGACCGGATCATGGTGATGAAAAGCGGGCCAGGGGCCGAGATCATTCAGGATTTAGAAGTCCCTTTGCCCCGTCCCCGTCACAGAGAACAGCTGTTAGATCATCCAGAGTTTATCAGTTTGAAGCGGGAGCTGGTCAGGAGATTGTCGCACAACCCGGATGGCCACATCCGCTAA
- a CDS encoding acyl-CoA dehydrogenase family protein — protein MNVKHVSGLEALIQQTLKPIVREIDEQGVYPVQFLKLLGKHGFFGSADDSPAKLLKPYLALLEEVSSVCVSTGFSLWCHLAGLTYMRCGNSTYIKERILPAMVRGDNLAGTGLSNPMKFYAGLEPLHLKARKTQEGYRIRGTLPFVSNLAPEHWFGVIAEHCGQRLVAVVPCWAQGLTMQEKADFMALNGTGTFCCKFNDTLLPAEWILSEDADQFVLRIRPYFLLTQAAVGLGLIKACIAGMETSLDKQNGVNHFVEIQPEQVRENYLQLRDRLWELSGTTLDPHRLRPILEVRLQVAKLALTAAQGEFLYRGAAAYVLHSPANRRLREAHFMAILTPALKHLSKMLA, from the coding sequence ATGAATGTCAAGCATGTCAGCGGACTGGAAGCGCTGATTCAGCAAACGTTAAAACCCATAGTCCGAGAGATTGACGAACAAGGAGTCTATCCCGTTCAATTTCTGAAGCTGTTGGGCAAGCACGGTTTTTTTGGCTCGGCGGATGACAGTCCGGCCAAGTTATTGAAGCCGTATCTGGCTTTGCTTGAAGAAGTTTCTTCTGTGTGCGTCTCCACCGGTTTCAGCCTGTGGTGTCATCTTGCCGGTCTGACTTACATGCGCTGTGGTAACAGTACTTATATCAAAGAAAGGATACTGCCAGCCATGGTGCGGGGAGATAACCTGGCCGGAACCGGATTGTCTAATCCCATGAAGTTTTATGCCGGGCTGGAACCGTTACATTTAAAAGCCCGTAAGACCCAGGAAGGATACCGGATACGCGGCACTTTGCCCTTTGTTTCCAATTTAGCCCCTGAACACTGGTTTGGCGTCATTGCTGAGCACTGCGGACAGCGTTTGGTCGCCGTGGTTCCCTGCTGGGCACAGGGCTTAACCATGCAGGAAAAAGCTGATTTCATGGCTTTAAATGGAACGGGTACATTTTGTTGCAAATTTAATGACACGCTTCTTCCTGCTGAATGGATCTTGAGTGAAGATGCAGACCAATTTGTGCTCCGGATCAGACCCTATTTTTTGCTCACGCAAGCTGCAGTGGGTCTGGGGCTTATCAAAGCATGCATCGCCGGCATGGAAACCAGTTTGGATAAGCAGAACGGAGTGAATCATTTCGTAGAGATCCAGCCGGAACAGGTGAGGGAAAACTATCTACAGCTGAGGGACCGATTGTGGGAATTGAGCGGGACTACGCTCGATCCTCACAGGTTGCGTCCTATTCTGGAGGTCCGTCTGCAAGTCGCCAAACTGGCTTTAACAGCGGCCCAAGGTGAATTTCTGTATCGGGGTGCGGCTGCTTATGTCCTGCACAGCCCCGCTAACCGCCGATTACGGGAAGCCCATTTTATGGCCATTTTAACACCGGCTCTAAAGCATTTATCCAAAATGTTGGCTTAA
- a CDS encoding DUF4242 domain-containing protein, whose protein sequence is MTLYLVESVLPRQWQERQLEEKVAALTSAGQNQGVELVEVQAAQDLSRAFFIVQSKGQPEIREVFSSLGIPLTLIKQVRLVGQELEEVKQGQVKVKYVVEWNLPEGLTMEKYLARKKEKFPLYAKVPQASFLRTYVCEDMTKCLCFYDAEDEQAVLKAREVVEAPVDSITELISQVVKDGK, encoded by the coding sequence ATGACTTTATATTTGGTGGAATCTGTCTTACCCCGGCAATGGCAAGAGCGTCAATTGGAAGAAAAAGTGGCCGCTTTGACGTCAGCTGGACAGAATCAGGGCGTGGAGCTGGTTGAAGTGCAGGCCGCACAGGATTTGTCACGGGCTTTCTTTATTGTCCAAAGCAAGGGACAGCCAGAGATACGGGAGGTTTTCTCTTCGCTCGGCATTCCTCTGACCCTCATTAAACAAGTTCGTTTGGTGGGCCAGGAGCTTGAAGAAGTGAAACAGGGGCAAGTGAAAGTGAAATATGTAGTGGAATGGAATTTGCCAGAAGGATTAACCATGGAGAAATATTTGGCCCGTAAAAAAGAGAAATTTCCTTTGTATGCCAAGGTGCCTCAAGCCTCCTTCCTGCGCACCTATGTGTGCGAGGACATGACCAAATGCCTGTGCTTTTATGATGCGGAAGATGAGCAGGCAGTACTGAAAGCGAGGGAAGTGGTTGAGGCTCCGGTTGATTCCATTACGGAGCTGATCAGCCAGGTGGTCAAGGATGGGAAATAA
- a CDS encoding (2Fe-2S)-binding protein — MMKTLAFSRLEKTFFLRTDNHPQQIMSVSLDALLHPEPMQQFIKAYGEKIKATIPDVVATFFSSYYGYLLSGVQYMISCHDTMLDLSLANVEVQVYHTQQHDYYGLVFKVKKQSAVEEPSCDRKQWRQEILEKLYRHHAVPLLQSFAQATNVRMRDLWGQVALSLYYGHDKILEYAQQEEQRRKVLADFHFLTKELHPQVFGLKNNPFDITFRMIEAPTEPGSFLRMKPSCCLYYLTEGAANKCYTCPRMTAEEREKRKHEIRRRI, encoded by the coding sequence ATGATGAAAACCCTGGCTTTTTCCCGGCTGGAAAAAACATTTTTCCTTCGAACAGATAATCATCCTCAGCAAATCATGTCCGTTTCTTTGGATGCTCTTCTCCATCCCGAACCAATGCAGCAGTTTATTAAAGCATATGGAGAAAAAATTAAGGCGACGATTCCTGATGTTGTCGCCACGTTCTTTTCCAGTTACTATGGTTACTTGTTATCTGGTGTACAGTACATGATATCTTGCCATGACACCATGCTCGATTTATCGTTGGCCAATGTGGAGGTTCAGGTCTATCACACTCAACAGCACGATTATTATGGTCTTGTTTTTAAAGTCAAAAAGCAATCAGCAGTGGAGGAGCCGTCCTGTGACCGTAAACAGTGGCGTCAAGAAATCCTGGAAAAACTATATCGTCATCATGCCGTTCCGCTTTTACAGTCATTTGCTCAAGCAACCAACGTCCGAATGCGAGATCTGTGGGGACAAGTCGCTTTAAGCCTCTATTACGGCCACGACAAAATCTTAGAGTATGCCCAGCAGGAAGAGCAAAGGAGGAAGGTTTTAGCTGATTTTCATTTTTTGACCAAGGAGTTACATCCTCAGGTTTTCGGTCTGAAAAATAATCCATTTGATATCACTTTCCGCATGATTGAAGCCCCCACAGAACCAGGCAGTTTCTTAAGAATGAAACCTTCTTGCTGTTTATATTATTTGACAGAAGGAGCCGCCAACAAATGCTATACTTGCCCGCGAATGACCGCAGAAGAAAGGGAAAAGCGCAAACATGAAATAAGAAGGAGGATTTGA
- the pfkB gene encoding 1-phosphofructokinase has product MSSTVLTVTLNPAVDKTIYVSGLNIGGLNRVRKTRTDPGGKGVNVAKVLNNFNVPVILTGFIGGRLGQVFLEELRKEQLNLDFVEVDGELRTNIKIVDEAHHITTELNETGFQVGEQDLFRLREKVDELLHHCSCLVLGGSLPSGVPSSIYYDFIQLAKKKAIPTVLDADGTALKEGVKAKPFAIKPNRFELEQLLGRSLETDEALVRAGKELIAEGINIVLISMGSEGALLMSQHEAYKVRPFTIRPQSTVGAGDSMVAALVYGLKKQKSLQEIAAFATAAGTMTAAKPGTEVCTLQEVEKALQRVQVQRKLKMWI; this is encoded by the coding sequence ATGAGTTCAACTGTTCTTACTGTGACCTTAAATCCAGCTGTGGACAAAACTATATATGTATCCGGTTTAAATATTGGAGGGCTGAACCGTGTAAGAAAGACAAGGACAGACCCTGGCGGAAAAGGGGTTAACGTTGCCAAAGTGTTAAACAATTTCAATGTGCCGGTCATTTTAACCGGGTTTATAGGTGGCAGGCTAGGACAGGTTTTTCTGGAAGAACTGCGAAAAGAACAATTGAATTTAGATTTTGTTGAAGTAGACGGGGAATTACGCACCAACATCAAGATTGTGGATGAAGCTCATCATATCACCACTGAACTGAACGAGACAGGTTTTCAGGTTGGTGAGCAGGATCTCTTTCGGCTCCGGGAAAAAGTAGATGAGCTTTTACATCACTGTTCCTGTCTTGTTTTAGGAGGGAGTTTACCTTCGGGGGTTCCTTCATCCATTTATTATGACTTTATTCAGCTGGCCAAGAAGAAAGCCATACCCACTGTATTAGATGCAGATGGAACAGCGCTAAAGGAAGGCGTTAAGGCAAAGCCGTTCGCCATTAAGCCCAATCGTTTTGAATTGGAGCAGTTGTTGGGACGCTCACTAGAGACAGATGAAGCCCTTGTCCGTGCAGGCAAGGAGCTTATCGCAGAAGGCATCAATATTGTCTTAATTTCAATGGGCAGTGAAGGAGCGCTGCTCATGAGCCAACATGAAGCCTACAAGGTGAGACCATTTACCATTAGGCCGCAAAGCACAGTAGGCGCCGGCGATTCAATGGTCGCAGCTCTGGTATACGGATTGAAAAAGCAAAAATCTCTGCAGGAGATCGCTGCCTTTGCTACAGCAGCCGGCACTATGACGGCAGCCAAACCAGGCACTGAAGTTTGTACCCTTCAGGAAGTGGAAAAGGCACTCCAGCGGGTACAAGTTCAGCGAAAGCTAAAAATGTGGATTTAA
- a CDS encoding globin-coupled sensor protein, translating to MYLQSPLFSLSKELSNQVKLDLNRHADFLQRLKLIELTEEDLAIAKALQPVIKRHIQEITDFFYSGLGEIPETLDIIEQHSSIDRLKETLKIHLTELFEGCIDEAFMEKRFRIAAVHARIGLKPKWYVASFQRILSSLINILSRTLTQREEFHKAVLTVTKLLNFEQQVVLASYEQQIEQLRAQAEQVKQVLREAVTQTAEELAAISQHLNSSLEELTAQSEEIVNMATQGSEHSSQVEAKATEGNKQLSTQQQIFDEIQASVEAILAEINKLGDTSKNIEQVINIVTDIAEQTNLLALNAAIEAARAGEHGRGFAVVADEVRKLAEQTKQSVSKIAAAIQETNGQISKVSQLNTTIEQLMKQGNEGMSQTSLAFKGILDAIGQNKEQSMQIKKELEAFEQVMSEVAQASEKMAVSSDKLKEMTTKI from the coding sequence TTGTACCTGCAATCACCCCTATTCAGTCTTAGCAAAGAACTTTCTAATCAGGTTAAGCTGGATCTTAACCGCCATGCTGATTTTCTCCAACGGCTGAAATTGATTGAGTTAACTGAAGAAGACCTGGCCATAGCCAAAGCTTTGCAGCCTGTGATCAAAAGACATATTCAAGAGATCACAGACTTTTTTTACAGCGGCTTGGGTGAAATTCCAGAGACATTGGACATCATTGAACAACACAGTTCGATTGACCGGCTAAAAGAAACCCTGAAAATTCATTTGACAGAACTTTTTGAAGGGTGTATCGACGAAGCGTTTATGGAGAAAAGATTCCGGATTGCTGCAGTCCATGCGCGTATTGGCCTCAAACCTAAGTGGTATGTGGCTTCTTTCCAGCGCATCCTCTCCTCACTCATTAATATTTTGTCACGAACGTTAACACAACGGGAGGAATTTCACAAAGCGGTCTTAACCGTAACTAAGCTGCTGAATTTTGAGCAACAAGTGGTGTTGGCTTCTTATGAACAACAAATTGAACAGCTGCGCGCCCAAGCTGAACAGGTAAAACAAGTCTTGAGAGAAGCGGTCACTCAAACCGCTGAGGAGCTGGCTGCCATTTCTCAACATTTGAATTCCTCTTTAGAGGAATTGACCGCCCAATCGGAAGAGATTGTCAACATGGCCACCCAAGGCAGTGAACATAGCAGCCAGGTGGAGGCTAAAGCAACAGAGGGTAACAAGCAGCTCTCCACCCAACAACAAATCTTCGATGAGATACAGGCCAGTGTTGAGGCCATATTGGCCGAAATTAACAAATTGGGGGACACCTCCAAAAACATCGAGCAAGTGATCAACATTGTTACAGACATCGCTGAACAAACCAACCTTCTGGCACTGAATGCCGCCATTGAAGCAGCCAGAGCCGGAGAACATGGGCGCGGTTTTGCTGTCGTTGCCGACGAAGTGCGCAAATTAGCTGAACAAACCAAGCAGTCTGTCTCTAAGATCGCTGCAGCCATCCAGGAAACAAACGGACAAATCAGCAAGGTCAGCCAGCTCAACACCACAATTGAGCAGTTAATGAAGCAAGGCAATGAAGGAATGAGCCAGACCAGCCTGGCCTTCAAAGGTATCTTGGACGCCATCGGACAGAATAAAGAACAAAGCATGCAAATTAAAAAGGAGCTTGAAGCCTTCGAACAGGTGATGTCCGAAGTTGCCCAAGCTTCAGAAAAGATGGCTGTCTCCTCCGACAAGCTGAAAGAGATGACGACCAAAATTTGA
- a CDS encoding PTS fructose transporter subunit IIC, translating to MYPSGSGKGTPAGTSSAKAKNVDLKVETRGSVGVENELTDKEIAEAHAIIIAADTDVDEERFAGKPVVQVSVAEAIKNAEKLIDEALRLDAPRPTSADVVAQVEREKAKRSQERKGFYKHLMNGVSFMIPLVVAGGIIIALSFIFGIEAFKEEGTLAAALMDIGGGAAFALMVPVLAGFISYSIADKPGLAPGLVGGMLASQLGAGFLGGIVAGFLAGYIAKWLKDTIKLPKNFEGLKPVLIIPVLSTLAVGLLMIYVIGTPVVAIMDGLTNWLQGLTAANAVLLGVIMGAMMAFDMGGPVNKAAYTVAVGLLGSEIYEPMAAVMAAGMTPPLGLWLATLLAPKKYTLEEREAGKAAGVLGISFITEGAIPFAAADPFRVIPSIMVGSAVAGGLSMLFGAKLLAPHGGIFVLPIPNAVENLLLYALAIAIGTVVTALMVNALKKTKEVTVTTKKTTVNVSGQ from the coding sequence TTGTACCCTTCAGGAAGTGGAAAAGGCACTCCAGCGGGTACAAGTTCAGCGAAAGCTAAAAATGTGGATTTAAAGGTTGAAACCCGTGGAAGCGTCGGTGTGGAAAACGAATTGACGGATAAGGAGATTGCTGAAGCACATGCTATCATCATTGCAGCCGATACTGATGTAGACGAAGAACGATTTGCCGGAAAACCCGTCGTTCAGGTTTCGGTAGCTGAAGCCATAAAAAATGCGGAAAAACTCATTGACGAAGCGCTGCGTCTCGACGCTCCCCGGCCGACAAGCGCGGATGTGGTCGCGCAAGTTGAGCGGGAGAAGGCGAAACGCAGTCAGGAACGCAAAGGTTTTTACAAACACTTGATGAATGGGGTCTCTTTTATGATCCCCTTGGTTGTGGCTGGAGGAATTATCATTGCGCTATCGTTTATTTTTGGCATTGAAGCGTTTAAGGAAGAAGGCACACTGGCTGCTGCGTTGATGGACATTGGGGGAGGCGCTGCTTTTGCCCTGATGGTGCCGGTTTTGGCCGGGTTTATCAGTTACTCTATTGCAGACAAACCAGGATTGGCTCCTGGACTTGTGGGCGGTATGTTAGCCAGTCAATTAGGAGCAGGATTCTTAGGCGGAATTGTAGCCGGGTTTTTAGCCGGGTATATTGCCAAATGGTTAAAAGATACAATCAAACTGCCCAAGAACTTTGAAGGTTTAAAGCCGGTGCTGATCATACCGGTATTATCCACCTTGGCCGTTGGCTTACTCATGATTTACGTGATTGGCACACCGGTTGTAGCCATCATGGATGGACTGACCAACTGGCTTCAGGGGTTAACGGCGGCAAATGCCGTATTATTAGGAGTGATTATGGGAGCCATGATGGCCTTTGATATGGGCGGTCCCGTCAATAAAGCGGCCTATACGGTAGCTGTCGGTTTATTAGGAAGTGAAATCTATGAGCCTATGGCAGCAGTGATGGCTGCCGGCATGACACCGCCGCTGGGATTATGGTTAGCTACATTATTGGCTCCGAAGAAATACACATTAGAAGAGAGGGAAGCTGGAAAAGCTGCCGGTGTACTTGGCATATCCTTTATTACCGAAGGGGCGATTCCTTTTGCCGCCGCTGATCCTTTCCGCGTTATCCCTTCGATTATGGTGGGTTCTGCCGTAGCCGGTGGGTTATCCATGCTGTTTGGGGCCAAACTGCTGGCTCCCCATGGAGGCATCTTTGTCTTACCGATTCCAAATGCGGTTGAAAATCTGTTACTGTATGCCTTGGCGATTGCCATCGGTACGGTCGTTACCGCCTTAATGGTAAACGCTTTGAAAAAGACGAAAGAAGTTACAGTCACAACTAAAAAGACCACCGTCAACGTTTCTGGACAATAA
- a CDS encoding PTS sugar transporter subunit IIA has product MNLKELLKEEAIQLSLSAETKEECIRKLASVLHETGAVSDKEQYVQKVLEREQMGSTGVGFGVAIPHGKSRGVQSPGLAFARLTAPIDWDALDGQPVKNVFLIAVPEEQAGDAHLKILASLSRKLMHENFRQQLNQAETAEDIFSALES; this is encoded by the coding sequence ATGAACCTGAAAGAATTGCTTAAAGAGGAAGCCATTCAACTTTCTTTATCCGCGGAAACAAAAGAGGAATGCATACGCAAACTGGCTTCTGTCTTGCACGAGACAGGAGCAGTCAGTGATAAAGAACAATATGTTCAAAAAGTATTGGAAAGGGAACAAATGGGTTCAACCGGTGTTGGGTTTGGCGTGGCTATTCCCCATGGCAAGTCAAGAGGGGTACAATCACCCGGGCTAGCGTTTGCCCGCTTGACTGCCCCCATTGATTGGGATGCTTTAGACGGCCAGCCGGTGAAAAATGTCTTTCTCATCGCTGTTCCAGAAGAACAGGCAGGGGATGCCCACTTGAAAATTTTAGCCTCCTTGTCCCGGAAACTGATGCATGAAAATTTTCGCCAACAATTAAATCAAGCTGAAACAGCGGAAGATATTTTCTCAGCATTAGAGAGCTGA
- a CDS encoding ABC transporter substrate-binding protein → MGNNHHSERHPLSAQGPACTCTEPHHHAHLVQVMPGQPESPARRQFLKDCLMVGLGLGLMLTLPGCLSPNLGTDEDFEPADVEKPDLTIGFVPITCATPVIMAEPLGFYRKYGLNVTIQKFGGFAEIRDALITGEIDAAHMLYPMAIAISLGLGSAQVPTRLAAIQNTNGNAIVLANKHLGRVRDVQDFKGLTIGIPFEYSIHHFLLRHYLTQGGLDPDRDVDLRLTRPPDMVANLASGNLDGYIVADPFNQRAVYEGYGFIYKLTKDIWPNHPCCGFGVTESFRTQYPKTYQALLRAVVDAIQYSRESAHREKIAEAIAPRQYLNQPEDVVKAVLTGTGPDGKGGMIDDPERINFDPYPWKSAGVWLLVQLERWGYLAAGQNYQEIVDQIFGTQDVARTMTELGFSAPDAEYKPETILGETFDAQDYL, encoded by the coding sequence ATGGGAAATAACCATCATTCAGAAAGACATCCCCTTTCAGCACAGGGACCTGCTTGCACCTGCACAGAGCCCCATCATCATGCCCATTTGGTTCAGGTCATGCCAGGGCAGCCGGAATCACCTGCCAGGCGGCAATTTTTGAAGGATTGCCTCATGGTGGGACTGGGATTGGGACTCATGCTCACTCTGCCCGGCTGTCTGTCACCCAATCTGGGTACGGATGAGGACTTTGAGCCTGCCGATGTGGAAAAACCTGATTTAACGATTGGTTTTGTGCCCATTACGTGTGCCACGCCTGTTATTATGGCGGAACCCCTTGGTTTTTACCGGAAGTACGGGCTCAATGTCACCATTCAGAAATTTGGGGGCTTTGCTGAAATACGCGATGCGCTCATCACCGGTGAAATTGATGCAGCGCACATGCTCTATCCCATGGCCATCGCCATTTCCCTAGGCTTAGGCTCTGCACAGGTGCCCACCCGCCTAGCGGCTATCCAAAACACTAATGGCAACGCCATTGTGCTGGCCAACAAACATTTGGGGCGGGTTCGGGATGTGCAAGACTTTAAAGGATTGACGATAGGGATTCCGTTTGAATATTCGATTCACCACTTTTTGTTGCGCCATTATCTGACTCAAGGGGGGCTTGACCCCGACCGTGACGTGGATTTGCGTCTGACTCGTCCCCCGGATATGGTTGCCAATCTGGCTTCTGGCAACTTGGATGGTTACATTGTGGCTGATCCGTTTAACCAGCGGGCTGTATATGAAGGATATGGCTTCATTTACAAATTAACCAAAGATATTTGGCCAAATCATCCTTGTTGTGGTTTTGGAGTGACTGAATCGTTTAGAACTCAGTATCCCAAGACTTACCAGGCTTTGTTAAGAGCTGTGGTGGACGCGATTCAGTATAGCCGGGAAAGTGCTCACCGGGAGAAGATCGCCGAGGCGATTGCTCCCCGCCAGTATTTAAACCAGCCTGAAGACGTGGTGAAAGCGGTGCTGACCGGTACTGGACCTGATGGAAAGGGCGGTATGATTGATGATCCGGAACGGATCAATTTTGACCCCTATCCTTGGAAAAGTGCAGGCGTGTGGCTGCTCGTGCAGCTGGAACGCTGGGGTTATTTAGCCGCAGGCCAAAACTATCAGGAGATTGTTGATCAGATCTTTGGCACTCAAGATGTGGCCCGCACCATGACTGAATTGGGCTTTTCAGCTCCTGATGCGGAGTATAAACCGGAGACGATTCTGGGCGAGACGTTTGACGCCCAAGACTATTTGTAG
- a CDS encoding DeoR/GlpR family DNA-binding transcription regulator, with amino-acid sequence MFEEERRKELVEYINRHQRASVQELSEHFQVSESTIRRDLRFLEEEKLLKRTHGGAIALEHVAFEPTFMEKETKFLPEKQAIAQKACELICEGDTILLDSGTTTLQLAKKLKAFSRLTVVTNSLVIAKEFQEHSTIDVHLLGGTLRKETLALVGPFAEQILGMINVDKVFIATNGLDIHEGLTTPNVLEAKTKRNMIKAGKEVILLTDHSKAGKVSFAKFADLEEIDQCIIDHGASDELVRQMQKMGINVHIVGGSL; translated from the coding sequence ATGTTTGAGGAAGAAAGAAGGAAAGAACTCGTCGAGTACATTAACAGACATCAACGTGCTTCTGTTCAGGAGTTAAGTGAGCATTTTCAGGTTTCGGAATCTACCATACGCAGGGACTTAAGGTTTTTAGAAGAGGAAAAGCTCTTGAAAAGAACCCATGGTGGGGCCATTGCTCTGGAACATGTTGCTTTTGAACCAACATTTATGGAAAAAGAAACCAAATTTCTGCCTGAAAAACAGGCGATAGCCCAAAAAGCATGTGAACTGATCTGTGAAGGAGACACGATCTTACTTGATTCCGGAACAACCACGCTCCAATTGGCTAAAAAATTAAAAGCGTTTTCGAGGTTAACCGTAGTGACTAATTCCCTTGTCATTGCTAAGGAGTTTCAAGAACATTCCACCATAGACGTTCATCTGTTGGGAGGAACGTTAAGAAAAGAAACCTTGGCCCTCGTTGGCCCTTTTGCTGAACAAATATTGGGAATGATTAATGTGGACAAAGTATTTATCGCCACGAACGGTTTGGACATTCACGAAGGGCTCACAACCCCCAATGTGTTGGAAGCAAAAACAAAGCGCAACATGATCAAGGCAGGAAAAGAGGTCATTTTATTGACTGACCATAGCAAAGCCGGCAAAGTATCCTTTGCTAAATTCGCTGATTTGGAAGAGATCGATCAGTGTATTATCGATCACGGGGCCAGTGATGAACTGGTCAGACAGATGCAGAAGATGGGTATTAACGTTCATATCGTAGGAGGCAGCTTATGA
- the ntrB gene encoding nitrate ABC transporter permease, protein MQVSTAKKEKFGLTSKNNRSPKALLLSALKADRTKSWLLFLIICTCGLAVWELGVRLEWFSPMVPAVGTVMLHLWDQLSNPFYYYGVNDVGLGWQLLASLERVLLGFFLASLVAVPLGFMIGLSPVLARAVDPFIQVLKPVSPLAWLPIGLALLQDSERTAIFIIFISSLWPLLINTIFGVRQIPEIYLQVARLLEVSRLRLVRHILWPAALPQIVNGLRVSLGIAWMVIIAAEMLIGGRGIGYFVWNEWNNLNVANIMVAILFIGLIGIALDRLLAWVERRVRYVE, encoded by the coding sequence ATGCAAGTGAGTACCGCCAAAAAGGAAAAGTTTGGCTTGACATCAAAAAATAACCGTTCCCCTAAAGCACTGTTATTATCTGCGCTCAAGGCGGACAGAACCAAAAGTTGGCTCTTATTCCTTATTATATGTACCTGTGGACTGGCGGTGTGGGAGTTGGGTGTCAGGCTGGAATGGTTTTCTCCTATGGTACCGGCTGTGGGAACGGTTATGCTCCATTTATGGGACCAACTCAGCAATCCTTTTTATTACTATGGTGTGAATGATGTGGGCTTGGGTTGGCAGTTGTTGGCCAGTTTGGAACGGGTGTTGCTGGGTTTCTTTTTGGCCAGCTTAGTGGCGGTGCCACTAGGGTTTATGATTGGCCTCTCCCCTGTTTTGGCCAGGGCAGTCGATCCGTTTATCCAAGTGCTCAAACCGGTGTCCCCTCTCGCATGGCTGCCCATCGGGTTAGCTTTATTGCAAGACTCGGAGCGGACAGCGATTTTCATCATTTTTATTTCCAGCTTATGGCCTTTATTAATCAATACCATCTTTGGTGTGCGGCAAATTCCGGAGATTTATTTGCAAGTGGCCCGCTTGTTGGAAGTGAGCCGTTTGCGCTTGGTACGCCATATCTTATGGCCGGCTGCCTTACCCCAGATTGTAAACGGATTGCGCGTCAGTCTGGGCATTGCTTGGATGGTGATCATTGCCGCAGAAATGCTGATCGGGGGGCGGGGAATCGGGTACTTTGTCTGGAATGAATGGAATAATCTGAATGTGGCCAACATTATGGTTGCCATTTTGTTCATCGGTCTTATTGGCATTGCCCTGGACCGCCTTCTGGCCTGGGTGGAGAGGAGGGTCCGTTATGTCGAATGA